The following coding sequences lie in one Streptococcus suis genomic window:
- a CDS encoding histidine phosphatase family protein: MVETRLYISRHGKTMFNTIGRVQGWCDTPLTKVGEEGIRELGLGLKDAGLDFKLAVSSDLGRTVQTMTIAQRELGILGKIPYYQDKRIREWCFGSFEGMYDADLFQGVLPRLKGTIDVVGMSYEEIAHGIQEADTAGWSEPWEVLRDRILTGFESIAQDLEKQGGGNALVVSHGMTIATLVNLLQPESPTNLFLDNGSITVLKYENGKLVIEAVGDLSYRKRGAELIAQGK, translated from the coding sequence ATTTCTCGTCACGGGAAAACCATGTTCAATACCATTGGACGTGTGCAGGGTTGGTGCGATACGCCGCTGACCAAGGTCGGTGAGGAGGGAATTCGTGAACTGGGCTTGGGGCTAAAGGATGCGGGCCTTGATTTTAAGCTGGCTGTATCCAGTGACTTAGGACGAACTGTTCAAACTATGACCATTGCCCAGCGTGAGTTGGGGATTTTGGGAAAAATCCCTTACTACCAAGACAAGCGTATCCGCGAATGGTGTTTCGGTAGTTTTGAGGGCATGTATGACGCAGACCTCTTCCAAGGTGTCCTGCCACGCTTGAAAGGAACCATTGATGTGGTTGGGATGAGCTACGAAGAGATTGCACATGGTATCCAAGAAGCTGATACAGCGGGTTGGTCAGAGCCTTGGGAAGTCTTGCGTGATCGCATTTTGACAGGCTTTGAATCTATCGCTCAGGACTTGGAAAAGCAGGGCGGAGGGAATGCTCTCGTGGTCAGTCACGGTATGACCATTGCGACACTGGTCAACTTGCTCCAGCCAGAAAGTCCGACCAATCTTTTCTTAGACAACGGCTCTATCACCGTCCTCAAATACGAAAATGGCAAGCTTGTAATTGAAGCAGTTGGGGATTTATCCTACCGCAAACGTGGGGCAGAATTGATTGCCCAAGGGAAATAA
- a CDS encoding nucleotide exchange factor GrpE: MSEEIKNEEIVEEVEATEEVVETPEKSELDLANERAEEFENKYLRAHAEMQNIQRRANEERQTIQRYRSQDLAKKILPSLDNLERALQVEGLTEDVKKGLEMVQESLIQALKEEGVEEVATDVFDPNLHMAIQTVPATDDCPAEHIAQVFQKGYKLHERLLRPAMVVVSE, from the coding sequence TTGTCAGAAGAAATCAAAAACGAAGAAATCGTAGAAGAGGTTGAAGCAACAGAAGAAGTTGTGGAGACACCTGAAAAATCAGAATTGGATTTGGCAAACGAGCGTGCAGAGGAATTTGAAAACAAGTACCTCCGTGCCCACGCTGAAATGCAAAATATCCAACGCCGTGCTAACGAGGAACGCCAAACCATTCAGCGTTACCGTTCGCAAGACTTGGCCAAGAAAATCTTGCCGAGCTTGGATAACTTGGAACGTGCCCTTCAAGTCGAAGGTCTGACAGAAGATGTCAAAAAAGGTTTGGAAATGGTACAGGAAAGCTTGATTCAAGCCCTCAAAGAAGAAGGGGTGGAAGAAGTCGCAACAGATGTCTTTGACCCAAATCTTCACATGGCTATTCAAACTGTTCCAGCCACAGACGACTGCCCAGCAGAACACATCGCACAAGTCTTCCAAAAAGGCTACAAGTTGCATGAACGTTTGTTGAGGCCTGCTATGGTAGTCGTATCAGAATAG
- a CDS encoding heat-inducible transcriptional repressor HrcA — protein MITQRQNDILNLIVELFTRHHEPVGSKALQEMIASSSATIRNDMAKLEQLGLLEKAHTSSGRMPSRAGFQYFVNHSLNLEHINEEDVYQVVKAFDFEAFKLEDILERASQVLADLTGYTSVILDVEPTSQQLTSFDIVQLSSHDALAVLTLDQSKPVTVQFAIPKNFLTRDLEVLKRLVDERFVGQTVLSIHYKLRTEVPQVVQRYFATTDNVLDLMDYIFSNLFQESVFIGGKVASLTYGNLATYQLLDSPQLLAPELRQGLAPDQQTSISVAEHRDSALADVTVIHHRFPIPYRGMAQMSLLGPVNMNYRRQMSLINIISRVLFMKLTDYYRYLSSNHYEVN, from the coding sequence ATGATTACCCAACGTCAAAATGATATTTTGAATCTGATTGTTGAATTGTTTACGCGCCATCATGAGCCAGTTGGTTCTAAGGCCTTACAGGAAATGATTGCTTCTAGCTCTGCTACCATTCGCAATGATATGGCTAAGCTAGAACAGTTGGGCTTGCTAGAAAAGGCCCACACGTCAAGTGGTCGGATGCCCAGTCGGGCTGGTTTTCAATACTTTGTCAACCACTCGCTCAATCTGGAACACATCAATGAAGAAGATGTTTATCAGGTGGTCAAGGCCTTCGACTTTGAAGCTTTCAAGCTGGAAGACATCTTGGAGCGGGCAAGTCAGGTCCTAGCGGATTTGACAGGCTACACTTCGGTTATCTTAGATGTGGAGCCTACCAGTCAGCAGTTGACTTCCTTTGACATCGTGCAACTCAGCAGCCACGATGCCTTAGCAGTCTTGACCTTGGACCAGTCCAAACCTGTCACCGTTCAGTTTGCCATTCCCAAGAACTTTTTGACTAGGGACTTGGAGGTGCTCAAACGCCTGGTGGATGAACGCTTCGTTGGACAGACGGTCTTATCCATCCACTATAAGCTGCGGACGGAGGTTCCCCAAGTGGTGCAGCGTTACTTTGCCACGACGGACAATGTCTTGGATCTCATGGACTACATCTTTTCCAATCTTTTCCAAGAATCTGTCTTTATCGGTGGAAAAGTTGCCTCGCTGACTTACGGTAATCTAGCTACCTACCAACTCTTGGATAGTCCTCAGTTATTGGCACCAGAGTTGCGACAGGGCCTGGCTCCAGACCAGCAGACTAGTATTTCCGTGGCGGAACATAGGGATTCAGCCCTTGCAGATGTGACAGTCATTCATCATCGCTTTCCAATCCCATATCGGGGCATGGCCCAGATGAGTTTGCTCGGTCCTGTGAACATGAACTACCGCAGGCAGATGAGTTTGATCAACATCATCAGCCGCGTCCTATTTATGAAATTAACCGATTACTACCGTTATCTAAGTAGTAATCATTACGAAGTCAATTAG
- a CDS encoding PadR family transcriptional regulator, with translation MNDKLKRVYVPMTETAFYILFHLQEERHGYDITQKTKQVTAGQVVISPGTMYGTLSKMEKDGLIAFVREEDKRKFYRITETGREILDIELARIERLYRNSKGESYGD, from the coding sequence ATGAACGACAAATTAAAACGGGTCTATGTTCCGATGACAGAAACAGCCTTCTATATTTTATTTCATTTACAGGAAGAACGGCATGGCTATGATATTACGCAAAAGACCAAGCAAGTCACGGCAGGTCAGGTCGTGATTAGCCCTGGGACCATGTACGGCACCCTGTCGAAAATGGAGAAAGACGGCTTGATTGCCTTTGTCAGGGAAGAAGATAAGCGGAAGTTTTATAGGATAACAGAAACAGGTCGAGAAATTCTAGACATAGAATTGGCTCGGATTGAACGGCTCTATCGAAATAGTAAGGGGGAAAGTTATGGAGACTAA